The following are encoded in a window of Impatiens glandulifera chromosome 5, dImpGla2.1, whole genome shotgun sequence genomic DNA:
- the LOC124938862 gene encoding vesicle-associated membrane protein 722-like produces MGQQSLIYSFVARGTVILAEYTEFTGNFTSIASQCLQKLPASNNKFTYNCDGHTFNYLVENGFTYCVVAADSVGRQIPIAFLERARDEFNKRYGGGKAATAAAKSLNREFGSKLKEQMQYCVDHPDEIDRLAKVKNQVSEVKGVMMENIEKVLDRGEKIELLVDKTENLRSQAQDFRQQGTQIRRKMWFQNMKIKLIVIGILIALFLIIFFSACQGVKCL; encoded by the exons ATGGGACAACAATCGTTGATCTACAGTTTCGTCGCTCGAGGAACGGTAATCCTAGCCGAATACACAGAATTTACCGGCAATTTCACCAGCATCGCTTCTCAGTGCCTGCAGAAACTCCCAGCCAGCAACAACAAGTTCACCTACAATTGTGACGGCCATACCTTCAACTACCTAGTTGAAAATGGATTCA CTTACTGTGTTGTTGCAGCTGACTCCGTTGGCAGACAAATTCCTATTGCCTTTTTGGAGAGAGCTAGGGATGAGTTTAACAAGAGATATGGTGGTGGGAAAGCTGCCACTGCTGCTGCCAAAAGCCTGAATAGAGAATTTGG ATCCAAATTGAAGGAGCAGATGCAGTATTGTGTTGATCATCCAGACGAGATAGACAGGCTTGCTAAGGTGAAAAACCAGGTATCTGAAGTCAAGGGTGTCATGATGGAGAACATTGAGAAG GTTCTAGACCGTGGGGAGAAGATTGAACTACTGGTTGACAAAACTGAGAATCTACGCTCACAG GCTCAGGACTTTAGACAGCAAGGAACTCAGATAAGGAGGAAGATGTGGTTCCAAAACATGAAGATAAAGTTGATTGTGATTGGCATCCTAATAGCATTatttctcataatattcttctcagcTTGCCAAGGAGTTAAGTGCCTTTGA
- the LOC124938312 gene encoding uncharacterized protein LOC124938312 has translation MDHMDIDEICEIPDTPDRFTAESRGVVFGIRKESNTSVAGHSGNQARGKGVLIVDIENGQTPSLSSRKNLCISSKNHHEINSGLANSPSTNDTYMFRRAANKTVNAFKGKAIADMTGDKGKGPLPLKPLIIGKSEDDLHTQAIISSVHDSYKGKGKLEDKYTGQTNTKNVKGLMSEARVIGQKRLVRNGCIAPLNIAKSTQMVGNHNSTSVNIHNNGSSSKNEDTTCRIDIKDLVAEDNTKHRGQGLLRTRPLLSKEPNSRTIYTSSRSSVVNSENTCGASNASGDVSEFSQMIDGWRSTRNRSKKVSDESQSHFIPLDDPYSNQRHENSWARKNYVGTDTDDFVELNPTGLLNNSTSFGSSRVPPHVSQPEQSNECYRTNITKRKKQASTSQPTGTEVVLLSPLEQQPSSRLSRNLTIRNQIASNSVIEIDESPQTRTGPQRGESNIHGELDARAQAIQVEADERLARELQEQLYNEGGTYNPVAEIDEDIALALQQETSHRLITSQHPQMDEEIALALQQETSPIQAHIFNRRGGARALNLNRQLQSRPSQNVSGRRGSQARNPASRLSRLRSRTNFPPSRVSHQARSSLFPPDMDVDMRMYILETMEAFGDMEMQGNFLQVQRDFNENDYEMLLALDENNHQHGGTSVDRINSLPHSTVLNDNFEEACAICLDTPTIGDTIRHLPCFHKFHKDCIDPWLQRKTSCPICKSSIT, from the exons ATGGATCACATGGACATTGATGAAATATGTGAAATTCCTGACACACCAGATAGATTTACAGCAGAAAGTAGAGGCGTTGTCTTTGGTATAAGAAAAGAATCAAATACATCAGTAGCTGGTCATTCTGGAAATCAGGCACGAGGGAAGGGTGTTTTGATTGTTGATATCGAGAACGGACAAACACCATCTTTAAGTTCACGAAAGAACTTATGTATTTCAAGTAAAAATCATCATGAAATCAATTCAGGACTAGCAAATTCTCCATCCACAAACGACACTTATATGTTTAGACGAGCTGCTAACAAGACTGTAAATGCTTTTAAAGGAAAAGCCATTGCGGATATGACAGGTGATAAAGGAAAAGGCCCATTGCCTTTGAAACCTTTAATTATTGGAAAATCTGAAGATGATTTACACACTCAGGCAATCATTTCATCAGTCCATGATTCCTACAAGGGGAAAGGAAAGCTAGAAGATAAATACACAGGTCAGACAAATACTAAGAATGTGAAGGGACTAATGAGTGAAGCTAGAGTCATTGGGCAAAAGAGACTGGTGAGAAATGGATGTATTGCACCTCTTAATATAGCAAAATCCACTCAAATGGTTGGAAATCACAATAGTACTTCAGTTAATATTCACAATAATGGGTCGTCTTCTAAGAATGAAGATACAACATGTCGGATTGATATAAAAGACTTAGTGGCAGAAGACAATACGAAACATAGAGGTCAAGGACTGCTTAGAACTCGCCCTTTATTATCTAAGGAGCCTAATTCAAGGACAATATATACATCTTCCAG AAGTTCTGTAGTCAACAGTGAAAATACATGTGGAGCTAGTAATGCTAGTGGAGATGTTTCTGAGTTCTCGCAAATGATAGATGGATGGAGAAGTACACGCAATCGTTCAAAGAAAGTGTCTGACGAGAGTCAATCTCATTTTATTCCATTAGATGACCCATACAGCAATCAAAGACATGAAAACTCATGGGCCAGAAAAAATTATGTTGGGACAGACACTGATGATTTTGTAGAGTTGAATCCAACTGGTTTGCTGAATAATTCTACTTCATTTGGTTCTTCAAGAGTTCCTCCTCATGTATCTCAGCCAGAACAATCTAATGAATGCTATAGAACAAATATTACAAAACGGAAGAAGCAAGCTTCTACATCACAACCTACTGGAACAGAAGTTGTGCTTCTTAGCCCGTTAGAGCAGCAACCAAGTTCAAGATTATCCAGAAACTTGACCATTCGTAATCAAATTGCTTCAAATTCTGTTATTGAAATTGATGAATCTCCTCAAACAAGAACTGGTCCACAAAGGGGTGAAAGTAATATTCATGGAGAGTTAGATGCTAGGGCTCAAGCTATACAAGTTGAAGCAGATGAAAGGTTGGCTAGGGAACTCCAGGAACAGTTGTATAATGAGGGGGGGACATATAATCCAGTTGCTGAG ATTGATGAAGACATTGCACTTGCATTGCAACAGGAGACCTCTCACAGattaatcacttctcaacaCCCACAGATGGATGAAGAGATTGCACTGGCATTGCAACAGGAGACCTCTCCCATTCAAGCTCATATATTCAATAGG AGAGGTGGTGCACGGGCATTAAACTTAAACAGACAGTTGCAATCTAGACCTTCTCAGAATGTGTCTGGTCGCAGAGGCTCTCAGGCTCGAAATCCCGCCTCTAGATTGTCACGTCTAAGAAGTCGTACAAACTTCCCGCCTTCTAGAGTCTCACATCAGGCAAGAAGCTCCTTGTTTCCTCCTGATATGGATGTGGACATG AGAATGTACATACTGGAAACAATGGAAGCATTTGGTGACATGGAAATGCAAGGGAATTTTCTTCAAGTTCAACGAGATTTCAACGA AAATGATTATGAAATGTTATTGGCGCTTGATGAGAACAATCACCAACACGGTGGAACATCCGTAGATAGAATTAACAGCTTGCCTCATTCTACAGTTCTg AATGATAACTTTGAGGAAGCTTGTGCAATATGTCTCGATACCCCAACCATTGGCGATACAATCCGCCACCTCCCTTGCTTCCATAAATTTCACAAAGAT TGCATTGATCCATGGCTCCAAAGAAAAACATCATGCCCGATTTGCAAATCATCAATCACTTGA
- the LOC124938280 gene encoding dihydroxy-acid dehydratase, chloroplastic, whose protein sequence is MQSALVIPQTSFISSPPTTKFSSFPSRNRHFLIRASTTETIAPPPSSVTDSPPLLKLNKYSSRVTEPKSQGASQAVLYGVGLSDEDMGKPQVGISSVWYEGNTCNMHLLKLAEAVKEGVTEAGLVGFRFNTIGVSDAISMGTTGMRYSLQSRDLIADSIETVMSAQWYDGNISIPGCDKNMPGTIMAMGRLNRPSIMIYGGTIKPGHFQGNTLDIVSAFQVYGEYVSGSVNDEQRMNVIRNSCPGAGACGGMYTANTMASAIEAMGMSIPYSSSTPAEDPLKLDECRLAGKYLLNLLEMDLKPRDIITHKSLRNAMVIVMALGGSTNAVLHLIAIARSVGLDLTLDDFQKVSDQIPFLADLKPSGKYVMEDVHKIGGTPAIIRYLLELGLMDGDCLTVTGKTLAENAKLFPSLSEGQQIIRPLSNPIKETAHIQILYGNLAPKGSVAKITGKEGLFFKGPALVFEGEESMIAAISENPMSFKGKVVVIRGEGPKGGPGMPEMLTPTSAIMGAGLGKDVALLTDGRFSGGSHGYVVGHICPEAQEGGPIGLIENGDIITVDIGKKRMDVHLTDQELENRRKNWVPPAYKAQRGVLYKYIKNVQSASNGCVTDE, encoded by the exons ATGCAATCCGCTTTAGTAATTCCCCAAACCAGCTTCATTTCCTCTCCTCCCACCACCAAATTCTCCTCCTTTCCTAGCCGGAATCGCCATTTCCTCATCCGGGCATCAACGACTGAAACCATCGCCCCTCCGCCCTCCTCAGTCACCGATTCTCCTCCACTTCTCAAGCTCAACAAATACAGTTCTCGTGTTACCGAACCCAAATCCCAAGGCGCTTCTCAGGCTGTCTTATACGGTGTCGGATTATCCGATGAGGATATGGGAAAACCTCAAGTGGGTATCTCGTCTGTTTGGTATGAGGGTAATACTTGTAATATGCATCTCTTGAAACTTGCGGAAGCTGTTAAGGAAGGTGTAACAGAGGCGGGTTTAGTTGGGTTTAGGTTTAATACTATTGGGGTTAGTGATGCTATTTCAATGGGTACTACTGGGATGCGTTATAGTCTTCAGTCTAGAGATTTGATTGCTGATAGTATTGAAACTGTTATGTCGGCTCAGTGGTATGATGGAAACATCTCTATTCCGGGTTGTGATAAAAAT ATGCCTGGTACAATTATGGCCATGGGACGGTTGAATCGACCTAGTATAATGATTTATGGTGGAACAATCAAA CCGGGTCATTTTCAAGGCAATACATTGGACATAGTATCTGCATTTCAG GTTTATGGTGAATATGTGAGCGGATCTGTAAATGATGAACAAAGAATGAATGTTATTCGTAATTCATGTCCTGGAGCAGGGGCATGTGGTGGAATGTACACAGCCAATACAATGGCTTCTGCCATTGAGGCAATGGGGATGTCTATTCCTTACAG TTCTTCGACACCTGCTGAAGACCCACTAAAGCTAGATGAGTGCCGCCTTGCTGGAAAATATCTTCTGAATTTATTGGAAATGGATTTGAAACCACGAGACATTATCACTCATAAATCTCTACGTAATGCCATGGTCATTGTCATGGCTTTGGGTGGCTCCACAAACGCAGTTCTGCATTTAATTGCTATTGCCAG GTCAGTTGGCTTGGATTTAACTCTTGATGATTTCCAGAAAGTCAGTGACCAGATTCCTTTCCTGGCTGATCTTAAGCCGAGTGGAAAATATGTTATGGAAGATGTACATAAG ATTGGTGGAACACCAGCGATCATTCGTTACCTCTTGGAGCTTGGCTTGATGGATGGTGACTGTTTAACAG TCACGGGAAAGACATTGGCGGAGAATGCAAAACTATTCCCTTCTCTGTCTGAAGGTCAG CAAATTATAAGGCCATTATCAAACCCAATCAAGGAAACTGCGCATATCCAAATTTTATATGGAAACCTAGCACCAAAAGGTTCTGTTGCAAAGATTACAGGGAAGGAGGGACTATTTTTCAAAG GTCCTGCTCTTGTCTTTGAAGGAGAGGAATCAATGATTGCAGCTATCTCTGAAAATCCTATGAGTTTCAAG GGAAAGGTGGTGGTTATTAGAGGAGAAGGGCCTAAAGGGGGGCCTGGCATGCCTGAAATGCTGACACCAACAAGTGCAATCATGGGTGCAGGCCTTGGAAAG GATGTTGCGTTGCTGACTGACGGAAGATTCTCAGGAGGTTCACATGGTTATGTGGTTGGTCACATATGTCCGGAAGCCCAG GAAGGAGGACCCATTGGTTTGATCGAGAATGGGGACATCATCACAGTAGACATTGGGAAAAAGAGAATGGATGTCCATTTAACTGATCAGGAATTGGAGAATAGAAGAAAGAACTGGGTTCCTCCTGCATATAAAGCTCAAAGAGGTGTCCTATACAAG TACATCAAAAATGTGCAATCAGCATCAAATGGATGCGTAACCGATGAATGA